In one window of Oryza sativa Japonica Group chromosome 9, ASM3414082v1 DNA:
- the LOC4347152 gene encoding uncharacterized protein isoform X1 has protein sequence MLPRPACAPPPRLLPAAAAATFPLILRRRQRRRHHRHRPRPCPTLRASLSDLLASIPSSLALVGPAAAAAVAAVASSFSSSSSSSYVRNGLPPPSSSPPEPDSGYAAACGDAAGDWILFTSPTPFNRCVLLRCPSVSFEDGGVLLDGVNERLLTEERHYVNLSRGSIPAARGGDGGAGDIFYQRVCIPAEDGGVIALDWPDNLDLGKEHGLDSTVFIVPGTPEGSMERGIKVFVLDALKNGYFPIVMNPRGCGGSPLTTPRLFTAADSDDIGTAIRFINNKRPWTTLMGVGWGYGANMLTKYLVEVGESTPLTAAVCVDNPFDLQEATRSFPHHIALDRKLTTGLVDILRANKELFQGKDKDFNVQKALSSDCLRDFDGAISMVSHGFSTVDDFYAESSTRLSISYVKIPVLFIQSDDGTVPLLSVPRSSISENPFTSLLLCSCVHSTVFTFERYAVLWCQNLALEWLSAVEFALLKGRHPLIKDVDITINPSKGLAFVEPQANDRKAPNNNNFRQQSQFILYNSMPHGINGLLLDSAKQHSVSNEKENGQIKDNGDMDRARKDVNEEESEETPEDDEKGHALQSASLVMNMLDATMPGTLDDDQKKKVLVAVEQGETLVKALEEAVPEDVRGKLTTSVTEILQSKRGNFSLDALKRLGWTNGRPNTKTAVQEKIKDSDHESGLKDAKMHDQNKSASAIGDVDQKDGNLTSNDNSSGEGIESSQGKPSQTSGPVGAVTEMGTEQIQPNRSEKSTPGINESSEDHQHKTDQGTETAPKQVSDDLSPSEKKNSDDQSPGEKKVSDDQSTANLNGAPRERVQSADATAESPQVHVVEKDGDAVRASEDKATHNVTDQSMQVSKTEEPKPPPVNVTQALDALTGFDDSTQMAVNSVFGVIENMIDQFEKQHESENGDKSDGSTDEASVNKTESQVTGDMNNESSGKSINPSSYQPENSISGKGDSIMSEDRMIGEINSNLSIISSAKEKIGNYERNIIENYVDADVAKQGSGLPDYLLNIAVNSYLKAQYAMYLHEFLSTQLQLKPPDSNSATDLFLDPHEGKWKIADQMDSEHDYNSKSDKDGNYTKNIGISGSSRDQFRTENVIDTPYLVLSHYPVSRDKKSNELKQTVATKLPDIALRETLTSFIRDELENALKIEVGRKVGITNTEQLERNLAHDVERLAAQVSRAVVLDCELYSAACVERNPTTVKFGTTHGENVIEAVSNAIQQSHDLRNILPVGVIVGVILASLRNYFHVDISKHDKHTKTIVKSGVLSEDPDFKNSYLKKEESTDDASSKTEETTNNASLQKEEKANDSSKNAENADNPIEKTVAPKGQEIRRSEGQGMMVGAVTAALGASAFVAHHQQKKVEKHDNMDSTRPDETAQEKSQNNLVTSLAEKAMSVASPVVPTKGDGEVDQERLVAILAELGQKGGALRFVGKIALLWGGIRGAMSLTDRLISFLRISERPLFQRIMGFSFMVFVLWSPVVIPLLPTLVQSWTISSSTGIVGYACIVGLYVSIMILVILWGKRIRGYENPVEQYGMNLASVSRVQEFLQGLAGGITVVGLVHSVSILLGFAALRAGSYSFVTRPLDLLKSSSNVLLLALRGFVTATSIAVVEEVVFRSWLPEEVAVDLGYYSAILISGVAFSLIHRSLPSVPGFLLLSLVLFGLKQRTQGKLAAPIGLRSGIMTASYLIQTSGIIQSKPGTPFWMISTYHLHPFDGVIGLSVCALLAILFFPQEPVQKDSFVS, from the exons aTGCTTCCCCGCCCCGCCTGCGCCCCACCTCCCcggctcctccccgccgccgccgccgccacgttccCCCTCATCCTCAGGCGCCGCCAGCgacggcgccaccaccgccaccgcccgcgcccgTGCCCGACCCTCCGCGCCTCCCTCTCCGACCTCCTCGCCAGCATCCCGTCCTCGCTCGCTCTCGTCggccccgccgcggccgccgccgtcgccgcggtcgcctcctccttctcctcctcctcctcctcctcctacgtCCGCAACGGCCTCCCTCCCCCGTCCTCCTCGCCCCCCGAGCCGGACTCGGGCTACGCCGCCGCGTGCGGGGATGCCGCGGGGGACTGGATCCTCTTCACCAGCCCGACGCCCTTCAACCGGTGCGTGCTCCTGCGGTGCCCCTCCGTGTCGTTCGAGGACGGGGGCGTGCTGCTCGACGGCGTCAACGAGCGCCTCCTCACCGAGGAGCGGCACTACGTCAACCTGAGCCGCGGAAGCATccccgcggcgcgcggcggggatggcggcgccggcgacataTTCTACCAGAGGGTTTGCATTCccgcggaggacggcggggtGATCGCGCTCGATTGGCCGGACAATTTGGATTTGGGCAAGGAGCATGGGCTTGATTCCACGGTGTTTATAGTGCCCGGCACGCCTGAGGGGAGCATGGAGAGGGGAATCAAGGTGTTTGTGTTGGACGCATTGAAGAATGGCTACTTCCCCATTGTGATGAACCCCAGAGGCTGCGGCGGGTCACCCCTCACAACACCTAG GTTATTTACAGCGGCTGACAGTGACGATATCGGTACAGCGATACgatttataaataataaaagaCCTTGGACAACACTAATGGGTGTTGGTTGGGGATATGGTGCCAATATGCTGACAAAGTACCTAGTGGAAGTTGGAGAGTCTACTCCTCTTACCGCTGCTGTTTGTGTTGACAATCCGTTTGACCTACAAGAAGCAACAAGATCATTTCCTCATCACATCGCTCTTGATCGAAAGCTCACGACAGGCTTGGTTGATATCCTGCGTGCGAATAAG GAACTCTTTcaaggaaaagataaagattTCAATGTTCAAAAAGCTCTGTCATCTGATTGTTTGCGAGACTTTGATGGAGCAATATCAATGGTTTCACATGGGTTTTCTACTGTTGATGACTTCTATGCGGAAAGTAGCACAAGGCTGTCAATTTCCTATGTGAAAATACCTGTACTATTTATACAG AGCGATGATGGGACAGTGCCACTTCTTTCAGTACCACGCAGTTCAATATCAGAAAATCCTTTTACAAGCCTTCTCCTTTGTTCTTGTGTGCATTCAACTGTATTCACATTTGAGAGATATGCTGTATTATGGTGCCAGAATCTTGCTTTAGAG TGGTTGTCAGCAGTGGAGTTTGCACTTCTGAAGGGTCGCCATCCACTTATCAAAGATGTGGACATCACTATTAATCCATCCAAAGGTCTAGCATTTGTTGAACCTCAAGCAAATGATAGGAAGGCTCCAAACAACAATAATTTCCGTCAGCAGTCTCAGTTTATTTTGTACAATAGCATGCCACATGGAATAAATGGGCTGCTCCTTGATTCCGCAAAACAACATTCTGTTTCTAACGAGAAGGAAAATGGCCAGATAAAAGATAATGGTGACATGGATAGGGCAAGGAAAGATGTAAATGAGGAAGAGTCGGAAGAGACTCCTGAAGATGATGAAAAAGGTCATGCACTACAATCAGCAAGTCTCGTGATGAATATGTTAGATGCTACAATGCCTGGTACTCTGGATGATGATCAGAAGAAGAAG GTTCTGGTAGCGGTTGAACAAGGTGAGACTCTTGTGAAAGCTCTAGAAGAAGCTGTACCCGAAGATGTGCGCGGGAAGCTAACAACTTCTGTGACTGAAATTTTACAATCAAAACGAGGAAATTTCAGTTTAGATGCATTGAAGCGACTTGGCTGGACGAATGGAAGACCAAACACCAAGACAGCTGTCCAAGAAAAGATCAAAGATTCTGATCACGAAAGTGGCCTTAAGGATGCCAAAATGCATGATCAGAATAAAAGTGCCTCAGCCATTGGTGACGTTGACCAAAAAGATGGTAATTTGACTTCTAATGATAATAGTTCTGGAGAAGGTATCGAGTCATCACAAGGAAAGCCTTCCCAAACTTCTGGACCTGTTGGAGCTGTAACGGAAATGGGAACTGAACAAATTCAACCCAATAGATCGGAAAAATCAACCCCTGGAATAAATGAAAGCAGTGAAGATCATCAGCACAAGACCGATCAGGGGACTGAAACAGCTCCAAAGCAAGTTTCTGATGACCTATCAccaagtgagaaaaaaaattctgatgACCAATCGCCTGGCGAGAAAAAAGTGTCTGACGACCAATCAACAGCCAACTTGAATGGCGCTCCCAGAGAACGAGTGCAATCTGCTGATGCTACAGCAGAGAGTCCCCAGGTTCATGTGGTAGAAAAAGATGGTGATGCAGTCCGTGCCAGTGAAGATAAGGCTACACATAATGTTACTGATCAAAGCATGCAAGTATCTAAAACAGAAGAACCTAAACCTCCCCCGGTTAATGTGACTCAGGCACTAGATGCCTTAACTGGATTTGATGACTCAACTCAAATGGCTGTCAACAGTGTATTCGGAGTTATCGAAAATATGATTGACCAGTTTGAGAAACAACACGAGTCTGAGAACGGGGACAAGTCTGATGGAAGTACAGATGAAGCTTCTGTAAATAAGACAGAGTCTCAAGTGACAGGTGATATGAACAATGAGTCAAGTGGGAAATCCATAAATCCATCATCTTATCAACCAGAAAATAGCATTTCTGGAAAAGGCGATTCAATCATGTCCGAGGATCGCATGATTGGTGagataaattcaaatttaagtaTCATATCGTCTGCTAAAGAAAAAATAGGAAATTATGAAAGAAATATAATTGAGAACTATGTGGATGCAGATGTTGCAAAGCAGGGTAGTGGCTTGCCTGACTATTTATTGAATATAGCTGTTAACTCTTATTTGAAGGCACAGTATGCTATGTACCTTCACGAATTTCTTTCTACACAATTGCAACTCAAACCACCAGATTCGAATTCAGCAACTGATCTTTTCCTTGATCCACATGAGGGTAAATGGAAAATAGCAGATCAAATGGACAGTGAGCATGACTACAATTCTAAGTCTGACAAAGATGGCAACTATACAAAAAATATTGGCATTTCTGGTTCCTCGCGAGACCAATTCAGAACAGAGAATGTTATTGATACTCCCTACTTGGTTCTGTCACACTATCCAGTTTCCAGGGACAAGAAGTCAAATGAATTAAAGCAGACAGTAGCAACCAAGTTACCTGATATTGCTTTGAGGGAGACACTCACAAGTTTCATCAGAGATGAATTAGAAAATGCCCTCAAAATTGAAGTTGGTCGCAAAGTAGGGATAACAAACACTGAGCAACTTGAAAGAAATCTTGCACATGATGTGGAACGTCTTGCCGCTCAGGTTTCTAGAGCTGTTGTGCTTGATTGTGAGTTGTACTCAGCAGCATGTGTGGAAAGAAACCCAACAACTGTCAAATTTGGTACAACTCATGGAGAAAATGTTATTGAAGCTGTATCAAATGCAATTCAGCAATCTCATGATTTGAGAAACATTCTTCCAGTGGGTGTCATAGTTGGTGTTATTTTAGCATCATTGAGAAATTATTTCCATGTTGATATTTCTAAGCATGATAAACATACGAAAACCATTGTCAAGTCAGGAGTTTTAAGTGAGGATCCTGATTTTAAGAATTCTTacttgaaaaaagaagaaagtacGGATGATGCTTCCTCAAAAACAGAAGAAACCACAAATAATGCTTCCttacaaaaagaagaaaaagcaaATGATTCCTCAAAAAATGCAGAAAATGCAGATAACCCTATCGAGAAAACTGTTGCACCGAAAGGGCAGGAAATCAGAAGATCAGAGGGTCAAGGTATGATGGTTGGGGCTGTCACAGCTGCGCTTGGTGCTTCTGCTTTTGTAGCACATCATCAA CAAAAGAAGGTTGAAAAGCATGATAATATGGATAGTACCAGGCCTGACGAAACTGCACAGGAGAAGAGCCAGAACAATTTAGTGACCAGTCTTGCTGAGAAAGCCATGTCTGTTGCATCTCCTGTTGTACCCACAAAGGGTGATGGCGAGGTTGATCAAGAAAG GCTCGTCGCAATTCTTGCTGAACTAGGACAAAAAGGTGGTGCATTGAGGTTTGTTGGAAAAATCGCTCTACTCTGGGGAGGTATTCGTGGTGCTATGAGCTTGACTGATAGGCTCATCTCATTCTTACGTATTAGCGAACGCCCCTTATTTCAGAG GATCATGGGATTTTCCTTCATGGTATTTGTGCTATGGTCTCCTGTTGTGATTCCTCTACTGCCAACACTTGTACAAAGTTGGACAATAAGTTCTTCAACAGGAATTGTTGGATATGCTTGCATTGTTGGACTGTATGTGTCTATAATGATACTTGTCATATTGTGGGGTAAAAGAATACGTGGCTACGAAAATCCAGTTGAGCAATATGGGATGAATCTTGCATCTGTATCAAGG GTACAAGAATTTTTGCAAGGTCTTGCTGGAGGTATAACTGTTGTTGGATTGGTGCATTCAGTAAGCATTTTACTTGGCTTTGCAGCTCTTCGTGCAGGGTCATATTCATTCGTGACTAGGCCACTTGATCTTCTCAAGTCTTCTAGTAATGTACTATTGCTAGCTCTCAGAGGATTTGTCACAGCAACTAGTATTGCTGTGGTGGAAGAAGTAGTTTTCAGATCATGGCTTCCAGAAGAAGTTGCTGTTGACCTTGGCTACTACAGTGCCATTCTGATATCTGGGGTTGCATTTTCTCTTATTCACCG GTCCCTACCTTCAGTACCAGGCTTCTTGCTACTTTCACTAGTTCTTTTTGGACTTAAACAAAGGACGCAAGGGAAGCTTGCTGCACCTATTGGCCTTCGTTCTGGAATTATGACAGCTAGTTATCTGATACAAACCAGTGGTATTATTCAATCCAAACCTGGTACACCATTTTGGATGATCAGCACGTACCATCTTCATCCTTTTGATGGTGTAATTGGCTTAAGTGTTTGTGCATTACTTGCTATCCTTTTCTTCCCCCAAGAACCTGTTCAGAAGGATTCTTTTGTATCGTGA
- the LOC4347152 gene encoding uncharacterized protein isoform X2, with product MLPRPACAPPPRLLPAAAAATFPLILRRRQRRRHHRHRPRPCPTLRASLSDLLASIPSSLALVGPAAAAAVAAVASSFSSSSSSSYVRNGLPPPSSSPPEPDSGYAAACGDAAGDWILFTSPTPFNRCVLLRCPSVSFEDGGVLLDGVNERLLTEERHYVNLSRGSIPAARGGDGGAGDIFYQRVCIPAEDGGVIALDWPDNLDLGKEHGLDSTVFIVPGTPEGSMERGIKVFVLDALKNGYFPIVMNPRGCGGSPLTTPRLFTAADSDDIGTAIRFINNKRPWTTLMGVGWGYGANMLTKYLVEVGESTPLTAAVCVDNPFDLQEATRSFPHHIALDRKLTTGLVDILRANKELFQGKDKDFNVQKALSSDCLRDFDGAISMVSHGFSTVDDFYAESSTRLSISYVKIPVLFIQSDDGTVPLLSVPRSSISENPFTSLLLCSCVHSTVFTFERYAVLWCQNLALEWLSAVEFALLKGRHPLIKDVDITINPSKGLAFVEPQANDRKAPNNNNFRQQSQFILYNSMPHGINGLLLDSAKQHSVSNEKENGQIKDNGDMDRARKDVNEEESEETPEDDEKGHALQSASLVMNMLDATMPGTLDDDQKKKVLVAVEQGETLVKALEEAVPEDVRGKLTTSVTEILQSKRGNFSLDALKRLGWTNGRPNTKTAVQEKIKDSDHESGLKDAKMHDQNKSASAIGDVDQKDGNLTSNDNSSGEGIESSQGKPSQTSGPVGAVTEMGTEQIQPNRSEKSTPGINESSEDHQHKTDQGTETAPKQVSDDLSPSEKKNSDDQSPGEKKVSDDQSTANLNGAPRERVQSADATAESPQVHVVEKDGDAVRASEDKATHNVTDQSMQVSKTEEPKPPPVNVTQALDALTGFDDSTQMAVNSVFGVIENMIDQFEKQHESENGDKSDGSTDEASVNKTESQVTGDMNNESSGKSINPSSYQPENSISGKGDSIMSEDRMIDVAKQGSGLPDYLLNIAVNSYLKAQYAMYLHEFLSTQLQLKPPDSNSATDLFLDPHEGKWKIADQMDSEHDYNSKSDKDGNYTKNIGISGSSRDQFRTENVIDTPYLVLSHYPVSRDKKSNELKQTVATKLPDIALRETLTSFIRDELENALKIEVGRKVGITNTEQLERNLAHDVERLAAQVSRAVVLDCELYSAACVERNPTTVKFGTTHGENVIEAVSNAIQQSHDLRNILPVGVIVGVILASLRNYFHVDISKHDKHTKTIVKSGVLSEDPDFKNSYLKKEESTDDASSKTEETTNNASLQKEEKANDSSKNAENADNPIEKTVAPKGQEIRRSEGQGMMVGAVTAALGASAFVAHHQQKKVEKHDNMDSTRPDETAQEKSQNNLVTSLAEKAMSVASPVVPTKGDGEVDQERLVAILAELGQKGGALRFVGKIALLWGGIRGAMSLTDRLISFLRISERPLFQRIMGFSFMVFVLWSPVVIPLLPTLVQSWTISSSTGIVGYACIVGLYVSIMILVILWGKRIRGYENPVEQYGMNLASVSRVQEFLQGLAGGITVVGLVHSVSILLGFAALRAGSYSFVTRPLDLLKSSSNVLLLALRGFVTATSIAVVEEVVFRSWLPEEVAVDLGYYSAILISGVAFSLIHRSLPSVPGFLLLSLVLFGLKQRTQGKLAAPIGLRSGIMTASYLIQTSGIIQSKPGTPFWMISTYHLHPFDGVIGLSVCALLAILFFPQEPVQKDSFVS from the exons aTGCTTCCCCGCCCCGCCTGCGCCCCACCTCCCcggctcctccccgccgccgccgccgccacgttccCCCTCATCCTCAGGCGCCGCCAGCgacggcgccaccaccgccaccgcccgcgcccgTGCCCGACCCTCCGCGCCTCCCTCTCCGACCTCCTCGCCAGCATCCCGTCCTCGCTCGCTCTCGTCggccccgccgcggccgccgccgtcgccgcggtcgcctcctccttctcctcctcctcctcctcctcctacgtCCGCAACGGCCTCCCTCCCCCGTCCTCCTCGCCCCCCGAGCCGGACTCGGGCTACGCCGCCGCGTGCGGGGATGCCGCGGGGGACTGGATCCTCTTCACCAGCCCGACGCCCTTCAACCGGTGCGTGCTCCTGCGGTGCCCCTCCGTGTCGTTCGAGGACGGGGGCGTGCTGCTCGACGGCGTCAACGAGCGCCTCCTCACCGAGGAGCGGCACTACGTCAACCTGAGCCGCGGAAGCATccccgcggcgcgcggcggggatggcggcgccggcgacataTTCTACCAGAGGGTTTGCATTCccgcggaggacggcggggtGATCGCGCTCGATTGGCCGGACAATTTGGATTTGGGCAAGGAGCATGGGCTTGATTCCACGGTGTTTATAGTGCCCGGCACGCCTGAGGGGAGCATGGAGAGGGGAATCAAGGTGTTTGTGTTGGACGCATTGAAGAATGGCTACTTCCCCATTGTGATGAACCCCAGAGGCTGCGGCGGGTCACCCCTCACAACACCTAG GTTATTTACAGCGGCTGACAGTGACGATATCGGTACAGCGATACgatttataaataataaaagaCCTTGGACAACACTAATGGGTGTTGGTTGGGGATATGGTGCCAATATGCTGACAAAGTACCTAGTGGAAGTTGGAGAGTCTACTCCTCTTACCGCTGCTGTTTGTGTTGACAATCCGTTTGACCTACAAGAAGCAACAAGATCATTTCCTCATCACATCGCTCTTGATCGAAAGCTCACGACAGGCTTGGTTGATATCCTGCGTGCGAATAAG GAACTCTTTcaaggaaaagataaagattTCAATGTTCAAAAAGCTCTGTCATCTGATTGTTTGCGAGACTTTGATGGAGCAATATCAATGGTTTCACATGGGTTTTCTACTGTTGATGACTTCTATGCGGAAAGTAGCACAAGGCTGTCAATTTCCTATGTGAAAATACCTGTACTATTTATACAG AGCGATGATGGGACAGTGCCACTTCTTTCAGTACCACGCAGTTCAATATCAGAAAATCCTTTTACAAGCCTTCTCCTTTGTTCTTGTGTGCATTCAACTGTATTCACATTTGAGAGATATGCTGTATTATGGTGCCAGAATCTTGCTTTAGAG TGGTTGTCAGCAGTGGAGTTTGCACTTCTGAAGGGTCGCCATCCACTTATCAAAGATGTGGACATCACTATTAATCCATCCAAAGGTCTAGCATTTGTTGAACCTCAAGCAAATGATAGGAAGGCTCCAAACAACAATAATTTCCGTCAGCAGTCTCAGTTTATTTTGTACAATAGCATGCCACATGGAATAAATGGGCTGCTCCTTGATTCCGCAAAACAACATTCTGTTTCTAACGAGAAGGAAAATGGCCAGATAAAAGATAATGGTGACATGGATAGGGCAAGGAAAGATGTAAATGAGGAAGAGTCGGAAGAGACTCCTGAAGATGATGAAAAAGGTCATGCACTACAATCAGCAAGTCTCGTGATGAATATGTTAGATGCTACAATGCCTGGTACTCTGGATGATGATCAGAAGAAGAAG GTTCTGGTAGCGGTTGAACAAGGTGAGACTCTTGTGAAAGCTCTAGAAGAAGCTGTACCCGAAGATGTGCGCGGGAAGCTAACAACTTCTGTGACTGAAATTTTACAATCAAAACGAGGAAATTTCAGTTTAGATGCATTGAAGCGACTTGGCTGGACGAATGGAAGACCAAACACCAAGACAGCTGTCCAAGAAAAGATCAAAGATTCTGATCACGAAAGTGGCCTTAAGGATGCCAAAATGCATGATCAGAATAAAAGTGCCTCAGCCATTGGTGACGTTGACCAAAAAGATGGTAATTTGACTTCTAATGATAATAGTTCTGGAGAAGGTATCGAGTCATCACAAGGAAAGCCTTCCCAAACTTCTGGACCTGTTGGAGCTGTAACGGAAATGGGAACTGAACAAATTCAACCCAATAGATCGGAAAAATCAACCCCTGGAATAAATGAAAGCAGTGAAGATCATCAGCACAAGACCGATCAGGGGACTGAAACAGCTCCAAAGCAAGTTTCTGATGACCTATCAccaagtgagaaaaaaaattctgatgACCAATCGCCTGGCGAGAAAAAAGTGTCTGACGACCAATCAACAGCCAACTTGAATGGCGCTCCCAGAGAACGAGTGCAATCTGCTGATGCTACAGCAGAGAGTCCCCAGGTTCATGTGGTAGAAAAAGATGGTGATGCAGTCCGTGCCAGTGAAGATAAGGCTACACATAATGTTACTGATCAAAGCATGCAAGTATCTAAAACAGAAGAACCTAAACCTCCCCCGGTTAATGTGACTCAGGCACTAGATGCCTTAACTGGATTTGATGACTCAACTCAAATGGCTGTCAACAGTGTATTCGGAGTTATCGAAAATATGATTGACCAGTTTGAGAAACAACACGAGTCTGAGAACGGGGACAAGTCTGATGGAAGTACAGATGAAGCTTCTGTAAATAAGACAGAGTCTCAAGTGACAGGTGATATGAACAATGAGTCAAGTGGGAAATCCATAAATCCATCATCTTATCAACCAGAAAATAGCATTTCTGGAAAAGGCGATTCAATCATGTCCGAGGATCGCATGATTG ATGTTGCAAAGCAGGGTAGTGGCTTGCCTGACTATTTATTGAATATAGCTGTTAACTCTTATTTGAAGGCACAGTATGCTATGTACCTTCACGAATTTCTTTCTACACAATTGCAACTCAAACCACCAGATTCGAATTCAGCAACTGATCTTTTCCTTGATCCACATGAGGGTAAATGGAAAATAGCAGATCAAATGGACAGTGAGCATGACTACAATTCTAAGTCTGACAAAGATGGCAACTATACAAAAAATATTGGCATTTCTGGTTCCTCGCGAGACCAATTCAGAACAGAGAATGTTATTGATACTCCCTACTTGGTTCTGTCACACTATCCAGTTTCCAGGGACAAGAAGTCAAATGAATTAAAGCAGACAGTAGCAACCAAGTTACCTGATATTGCTTTGAGGGAGACACTCACAAGTTTCATCAGAGATGAATTAGAAAATGCCCTCAAAATTGAAGTTGGTCGCAAAGTAGGGATAACAAACACTGAGCAACTTGAAAGAAATCTTGCACATGATGTGGAACGTCTTGCCGCTCAGGTTTCTAGAGCTGTTGTGCTTGATTGTGAGTTGTACTCAGCAGCATGTGTGGAAAGAAACCCAACAACTGTCAAATTTGGTACAACTCATGGAGAAAATGTTATTGAAGCTGTATCAAATGCAATTCAGCAATCTCATGATTTGAGAAACATTCTTCCAGTGGGTGTCATAGTTGGTGTTATTTTAGCATCATTGAGAAATTATTTCCATGTTGATATTTCTAAGCATGATAAACATACGAAAACCATTGTCAAGTCAGGAGTTTTAAGTGAGGATCCTGATTTTAAGAATTCTTacttgaaaaaagaagaaagtacGGATGATGCTTCCTCAAAAACAGAAGAAACCACAAATAATGCTTCCttacaaaaagaagaaaaagcaaATGATTCCTCAAAAAATGCAGAAAATGCAGATAACCCTATCGAGAAAACTGTTGCACCGAAAGGGCAGGAAATCAGAAGATCAGAGGGTCAAGGTATGATGGTTGGGGCTGTCACAGCTGCGCTTGGTGCTTCTGCTTTTGTAGCACATCATCAA CAAAAGAAGGTTGAAAAGCATGATAATATGGATAGTACCAGGCCTGACGAAACTGCACAGGAGAAGAGCCAGAACAATTTAGTGACCAGTCTTGCTGAGAAAGCCATGTCTGTTGCATCTCCTGTTGTACCCACAAAGGGTGATGGCGAGGTTGATCAAGAAAG GCTCGTCGCAATTCTTGCTGAACTAGGACAAAAAGGTGGTGCATTGAGGTTTGTTGGAAAAATCGCTCTACTCTGGGGAGGTATTCGTGGTGCTATGAGCTTGACTGATAGGCTCATCTCATTCTTACGTATTAGCGAACGCCCCTTATTTCAGAG GATCATGGGATTTTCCTTCATGGTATTTGTGCTATGGTCTCCTGTTGTGATTCCTCTACTGCCAACACTTGTACAAAGTTGGACAATAAGTTCTTCAACAGGAATTGTTGGATATGCTTGCATTGTTGGACTGTATGTGTCTATAATGATACTTGTCATATTGTGGGGTAAAAGAATACGTGGCTACGAAAATCCAGTTGAGCAATATGGGATGAATCTTGCATCTGTATCAAGG GTACAAGAATTTTTGCAAGGTCTTGCTGGAGGTATAACTGTTGTTGGATTGGTGCATTCAGTAAGCATTTTACTTGGCTTTGCAGCTCTTCGTGCAGGGTCATATTCATTCGTGACTAGGCCACTTGATCTTCTCAAGTCTTCTAGTAATGTACTATTGCTAGCTCTCAGAGGATTTGTCACAGCAACTAGTATTGCTGTGGTGGAAGAAGTAGTTTTCAGATCATGGCTTCCAGAAGAAGTTGCTGTTGACCTTGGCTACTACAGTGCCATTCTGATATCTGGGGTTGCATTTTCTCTTATTCACCG GTCCCTACCTTCAGTACCAGGCTTCTTGCTACTTTCACTAGTTCTTTTTGGACTTAAACAAAGGACGCAAGGGAAGCTTGCTGCACCTATTGGCCTTCGTTCTGGAATTATGACAGCTAGTTATCTGATACAAACCAGTGGTATTATTCAATCCAAACCTGGTACACCATTTTGGATGATCAGCACGTACCATCTTCATCCTTTTGATGGTGTAATTGGCTTAAGTGTTTGTGCATTACTTGCTATCCTTTTCTTCCCCCAAGAACCTGTTCAGAAGGATTCTTTTGTATCGTGA